TAGACACGCGGCGCGAGCTCCGGCTCGCGCGCGATCTCGCGCACCGAGATGGAGGCCCAGCCGGGCCTGACCTGGGACAGGCACTGAAGCTGCGCGGGCACATCGAAAACCCCCGCCGCCTCGGTTGTGATCTGCACGCGCAGGTCAGGCACACGGTCCGAGATTGCCGCCAAGGTTTCGGCATACCGGCCAGCGTCGAGCGAATGCAGGCCGTCGTCGTCGCGCACATGCAGGTGCAGCGCATCTGCGCCCGCGGCGCGGCAGGACGCCGCCGTTGCGACAATCTGCTCGGTGGTGACCGGCAGGGCAGGATGATCCGCCCTGCCCCGCCGCGCGCCATTGGGTGCGACCATGATGTAGGGGCGTGTCATGCCTCAGACCTTCATCCGGTTGCCTTCGGGATCGAAGAGCGGGCCTTCAACCGCGGTGGCATCGTAGAGGGTCCGCGCGATGTCGACCTGGACCCGCGTTCCATCAGCCACTGCATGATACGCGTGCCCCAATGCGACCGGTTTGCCGATCCGGAAGCCAAAAGTGCAGGACGACGTGTGCCCGGCAATCTTGCCCAAGGGCGCGGCGTGGGAGGGAAAAGGGTCGGCCATGGTTTCTTTCCGCAGGAGGAACGGCCCGGGAGCCGTTTGCGTCTGGTTTGCGTCACCCCAACACTTGCCAACAAAACGAAAACGGTCAATGGCTATAGAAAATAACGTTTGTACCACTCAAG
This genomic window from Alloyangia pacifica contains:
- a CDS encoding glycine cleavage T C-terminal barrel domain-containing protein; the encoded protein is MADPFPSHAAPLGKIAGHTSSCTFGFRIGKPVALGHAYHAVADGTRVQVDIARTLYDATAVEGPLFDPEGNRMKV